CAATCGTTCTACTAAATGCGGGCCAGACTTGGTCGAAGTGTCGCTGGACGATGGTATTATCATTGTAGCAAAACAAACCGATAAGCCGACACATATTTCAATTCCTGACAATCGCTTTCCCGGGCTTTCGGACTGGCTGCTGCAACGGCTACCCGATCTTTTTGAAGAGTTTCAATGGGACAACGAAAGGTTTTAGAATGAACTAGTCGCCAGAACCGGAAAGGGCCCATCGACTGCAATCGATAGACCCTTGAACTAGCGGCCAACGGAGCGTCTATGCACCATCAACATCAGCTATAGCGAACAGATTATAAGACGGACGAGGGTGTTAATCAAGTCTCTGTAACTGCCAGGGACGGATTTTTGCGCGTAGCGATCCGTGGGCTTCCTGAAAATTGATTGATTGGGACTGCGATCTTGTGATCCGCAGCAGGATAGCCATGACTGAATTATCGTCAGTCGCGTCATTTCGACGCGTCACTCCCGGAATTGCTGCAAGCGCGCGTCTTGCAATGGCAAACAATGTTCCTGATACAACCAAGTCCGAAATAGCGCTGCTTTTGAAGAAGGCAGCTCCAATTTTAGGCATCGACGGCCCCACCTATCACGTCATGGATATCCTTCTTGGCCTTTCTCGGGCCGATGACTGGAGGGGCTCTGGTCGTCCGATTGTGGCGATATCGAATGCGAAGCTGGCGGAATATATAATGCGTTCAGAACGCACGGTAAATAGATGTATCCGACGGCTAGTTGAAGCTGGTATCGCGGCTTATCGAGACAGCTCAACGGGCCGACGGTTTGTATACCGCAATAAAGCTGGTGAGGTGATGGCCGGCTTTGGAATCGATTTCACACCAGCCCGAGTGAGGGCTGACGAACTAAAGCAGGCCGTTGATCAGTACCAACAACGACTGAACATCGAACTGGCAGCCAAGCGCGACATCAGCCGGTTGTCACGTGCAATCGAAGACCTTTGCACCTGTAATCCATCAGGTGTCACGACTGAAAAATTGGAACTCCAGGCGATATTGGGGGATAGCGACGGCGTTATTGAGCGGGCGGAGCGGATAAGGCAACTACACCTACAGACGTTAGCTAGGCTGGCCCCAGAATACGTTCCGTTCGATATGACATGCGAGGGTGACACCGGCGTCACTCCAGATATCGATACAAACCCAGAATCTCTCTCTGAAAGTAATAAAATGCCGACCCGCTCTAACGAGCGGGGCATTTTTCAAGAAAACGGCCGCTACGCGGCCGAAGGGGCTTTTGAAAAAAATCCTACGAATGCCACGGTTGCGATGCAAGATAAGACTGACGGCGAGGATCGTGATGCAGACACAGTCCAGGGTGAGGTTTTGGGCTCCGTGTCTGTGGGGCTCCTCCAGGCAGCCTGTCCAGGGGCCCAGGCGATGATTGCACAGCAGTTTGACAGCTGGTCTGCACTCGGTCGATCTGGGGAGAGGCTTCGCCGGATGATAGGTCTGTCCGAAGCGGGCTGGGCTGATGGTCAGAAGAAAGTTGGCCCTTACGCTGCCGCGGCGATCTTGGCGACAGTACTTGAAAAGTCAATTCGTGACCCTGAGCAGATTTCTAAACCTGGCGGCTATTTCCGAGCAATGATTGATCGAGCCATTGATGGTCGACTGAATTTGGAGCGCAGTCTTTTTGGGCTTGCCGACCGCGGGTATGGTAATCCCTAGTCACCGGAATCTGAAGTTCGGCTCATTGTTTTTTGGCAGAATCGCTTGACGGAGGCGAGGATTTGGCCGGCGGATTTCACCCATCTGTATGGCTTGGGATTCTCGTTGTGCGTTGCGATAAACGCGTCGATGTCGGCTTCCAGTTCGGCGGTGGAACGATGGACACCGCGTTGCAATTGCTTGCGCATCAGCTCTGCAAACCACCGCTCGACTTGATTGATCCAGGAGGCTGACGTTGGCGTGAAGTGAACATGCCAATGCGGGCGGCGTGCGAGCCAGGCCTTGATCCTCGGCGTCTTGTGGGTCGCATAGTTGTCCATCACCAAATGCACGTCCGGCCCCTTGGGCATCTCGGCGTCAATCCGCTTCAAGAAGTCGAGAAATTCGGTCGCCCTGTGACGTTTGTAGCACTGGCCGATTACCGCGCCAGTCGCAACGTCGAGCGCGGCGAACAGGGATGTCGTGCCGTTGCGGACATAGGTATGGGTGCGCCGCTGCTCGGCGATGCCCGGCGCCATGGGCAGAACCGGCTGCTCGCGATCCAGTGCCTGGATTTGCGATTTCTCATCCACGCATAGCACGACTGCCCGATCAGGTGGCGACATGTAAAGGCCGACTATGTCTTGCACCTTATCAACGAACAGGGGATCGGAAGACAGCTTGAATGTCTCCGAACGATGCGGCTGCAAACCAAACGCGGTCCATATCCGACGGATGATGGTGTGCGACAGCCCGCGGTCGGCTGCCATCGAACGGATAGACCAGTGCGTGGCATCCTTCGGGGTGGTGTTCAATGTCCGTTCGACGACCTCAGCTACCTGGACGTCAGAGACGGTTCGTGGCCGACCTGCGCGATATTCGTCGGTCAGCCCGTCAATGCCACCCTGCACGAACCTGCGGCGCCACTTGCCAACCGTGTGCTCGTGGACGCCAAGGCGTTCGGCAACATCTTTGCTCTGCAAGCCCTGCGCGCACAGCAAAACTATCCGGCATCGATCCGACAGCGAGCGCGGCGCCTTGTGCCGACGCACCTGAGACTCAAGAAAATTTCTATCCTCGTCGCTCAGAGCGACAAAGCCCGCTTGCCTGCCGACCATCAATCAAACTCCCGCTGTTACAACAGAAGCAAAATAAAATGATGCCTACTTTAGTTCCACGTTAATAGGCGGTGTGGACGGATTGCCGCAAGTTTAATTTCTGCGATTCCCAAATCCGTATTTGAATGATTCATGGGTTGCCGGTTTCAGAGGAGATCGGCGATGCTGACGAAGATGACAGAAGCGGACTGGGCGGTCGCACTTGAGGTTTTCCGCGCCTCGCTTCCGCGGCGGGGCGACAAGGGTCGAGATGACCGGCTGTTTTTGGAGGCCCTGCACTATTTCTCCGTCAACAATATCACCTGGCGCGGTCTGCCGGAGCGCTATGGACATTGGAACAGTGTCTGGAAGCGCTTTTCCCGATTGAGCAAGGCGGGTGTTTTTGAGATTTTCTTCGAGCACCTTGGCAGCCTGAGCACGTCGGCCGATCTGGTTCAGATGTTCGACAGCACCGTGGTGCGCGCGCATGTTTCGGCAGCAGGAGCAAAAGGGGGCAATATGGCCAAGCGCTTGGCCGCTCGCAAGGCGGCTTCTCGACCAAAATCCACCTGAAGACCGATTTCGACGGACATCCCATCGCCTTTGATCTGACCGGGGGCGAGAAAGGTGACGCTCCGCACTTTCCAATCCTGCTTGGCCTTGGC
This genomic stretch from Allorhizobium ampelinum S4 harbors:
- a CDS encoding IS630 family transposase — its product is MVGRQAGFVALSDEDRNFLESQVRRHKAPRSLSDRCRIVLLCAQGLQSKDVAERLGVHEHTVGKWRRRFVQGGIDGLTDEYRAGRPRTVSDVQVAEVVERTLNTTPKDATHWSIRSMAADRGLSHTIIRRIWTAFGLQPHRSETFKLSSDPLFVDKVQDIVGLYMSPPDRAVVLCVDEKSQIQALDREQPVLPMAPGIAEQRRTHTYVRNGTTSLFAALDVATGAVIGQCYKRHRATEFLDFLKRIDAEMPKGPDVHLVMDNYATHKTPRIKAWLARRPHWHVHFTPTSASWINQVERWFAELMRKQLQRGVHRSTAELEADIDAFIATHNENPKPYRWVKSAGQILASVKRFCQKTMSRTSDSGD
- the repC gene encoding plasmid replication protein RepC, which translates into the protein MIDWDCDLVIRSRIAMTELSSVASFRRVTPGIAASARLAMANNVPDTTKSEIALLLKKAAPILGIDGPTYHVMDILLGLSRADDWRGSGRPIVAISNAKLAEYIMRSERTVNRCIRRLVEAGIAAYRDSSTGRRFVYRNKAGEVMAGFGIDFTPARVRADELKQAVDQYQQRLNIELAAKRDISRLSRAIEDLCTCNPSGVTTEKLELQAILGDSDGVIERAERIRQLHLQTLARLAPEYVPFDMTCEGDTGVTPDIDTNPESLSESNKMPTRSNERGIFQENGRYAAEGAFEKNPTNATVAMQDKTDGEDRDADTVQGEVLGSVSVGLLQAACPGAQAMIAQQFDSWSALGRSGERLRRMIGLSEAGWADGQKKVGPYAAAAILATVLEKSIRDPEQISKPGGYFRAMIDRAIDGRLNLERSLFGLADRGYGNP
- a CDS encoding IS5/IS1182 family transposase — protein: MLTKMTEADWAVALEVFRASLPRRGDKGRDDRLFLEALHYFSVNNITWRGLPERYGHWNSVWKRFSRLSKAGVFEIFFEHLGSLSTSADLVQMFDSTVVRAHVSAAGAKGGNMAKRLAARKAASRPKST